One window from the genome of Leptospira broomii serovar Hurstbridge str. 5399 encodes:
- a CDS encoding ferredoxin, which produces MADKNDKVPENAAGKFYIDNTCVPCNDCVEEAPMLLKYTDDESKVYFHRQPQTPEEQICARKAKDICPVEAIGDDGE; this is translated from the coding sequence ATGGCTGATAAGAACGATAAAGTTCCTGAAAATGCAGCAGGAAAGTTTTACATCGATAATACCTGTGTACCATGTAACGATTGTGTAGAAGAAGCCCCTATGCTTTTAAAATATACTGACGACGAATCAAAGGTTTACTTCCATCGCCAACCTCAAACTCCGGAAGAACAAATTTGTGCACGGAAGGCTAAAGACATTTGCCCGGTCGAGGCGATCGGAGACGACGGAGAGTAA
- a CDS encoding DUF2157 domain-containing protein, translated as MKNFEKSEAYEAIRLLNLNEKDGRKFLSLISPEPTLEEWIRFARIGFLALGSALFASGVIFFFAYNWAGMDRFAKLGLIAGSLSVVSIASLFQKKEYYSYQAFLFVAAILTGVLLAVYGQIYQTGANSVDLLISWTVLSLGFVVVGNSASLWLLWIVLLNSTIQLYGNQILFREENPYLYSLALLINLGFIAAYELTRNRSEPKETAAWFPNAVGVIAFYFVIWGSIFSIFRDQKGIGDFIMIGMSILFAVGIYFVYRRMIRRLGMLAIALLSGIILIFSIMIRQFDWDNFILLFFFGGVVLTAVTAWSAKHLINVRNEWRQDERKG; from the coding sequence ATGAAAAATTTTGAGAAAAGCGAAGCTTATGAAGCGATCCGGCTTTTAAATCTAAATGAAAAAGACGGAAGAAAATTTTTATCCCTGATCTCACCCGAGCCCACCTTAGAGGAGTGGATTAGATTTGCTCGTATCGGATTTCTTGCCTTAGGTTCGGCTCTATTTGCTTCGGGAGTCATTTTCTTCTTTGCCTATAACTGGGCGGGGATGGATAGGTTTGCGAAATTAGGGCTAATCGCCGGTTCATTATCCGTCGTTTCCATCGCGTCGCTCTTTCAAAAAAAAGAATATTATTCGTATCAAGCTTTCTTATTCGTTGCAGCAATTCTTACAGGCGTTTTGCTCGCAGTGTACGGACAAATCTATCAAACCGGAGCCAATTCCGTGGATTTGCTGATCAGCTGGACCGTCCTTAGCTTAGGATTCGTAGTGGTCGGAAATTCAGCTTCTTTATGGCTTCTTTGGATTGTACTGCTAAACTCGACGATTCAACTTTATGGAAACCAAATATTGTTCCGAGAGGAGAATCCTTATCTGTACTCGTTGGCATTATTGATAAATCTAGGGTTTATCGCTGCTTACGAATTAACAAGAAATCGCAGCGAGCCGAAAGAAACCGCTGCTTGGTTTCCGAACGCAGTCGGAGTGATCGCCTTTTATTTCGTGATATGGGGTTCTATATTCAGTATATTCAGAGATCAAAAAGGAATCGGCGATTTTATTATGATAGGTATGTCGATTCTTTTTGCGGTCGGTATCTATTTCGTTTATAGACGTATGATTCGGCGCTTAGGAATGCTCGCGATAGCTTTACTTTCGGGAATCATTCTCATATTTTCAATCATGATTAGACAGTTCGATTGGGATAATTTTATATTACTGTTTTTCTTCGGAGGAGTCGTACTGACCGCTGTAACCGCATGGAGCGCAAAACATCTTATAAATGTTAGGAACGAATGGAGACAGGACGAAAGAAAGGGATGA
- a CDS encoding response regulator: MNSGFKKQRLLLVDDDAIFVAIAKRTIEKVGVVHSFEVLSDGEEAISFLKEHTTDPDRIPDLIFLDINMPYMDGWQFLEEYAILVDRLLKKPIIYMVSSSVDDADLRKAKETPYVKDYLIKPVSVESFRKILRPVEE, translated from the coding sequence ATGAATTCTGGATTTAAAAAGCAAAGACTCTTATTGGTGGATGACGACGCTATATTCGTCGCTATCGCTAAACGAACTATCGAAAAGGTCGGAGTCGTGCATAGCTTTGAGGTTTTGTCGGACGGCGAGGAAGCGATTTCTTTTTTGAAAGAGCATACCACGGATCCGGATCGTATACCGGACTTGATTTTTCTAGATATCAATATGCCCTATATGGACGGGTGGCAGTTCCTGGAAGAATACGCGATATTGGTGGACCGTCTTTTGAAAAAGCCGATTATTTATATGGTTAGTTCCTCGGTAGACGATGCCGACCTCAGGAAGGCTAAAGAAACACCGTACGTAAAAGATTATCTGATTAAACCAGTTTCAGTCGAATCCTTTCGAAAAATTTTACGCCCTGTGGAAGAATAA
- a CDS encoding FAD-dependent oxidoreductase: MSGRIYEWKNLGGGPREIRAQVVVIGTGCGGATVAYELAKLGKQVILLEEGGYYHTGTFDNHELNMAGKVSAERNMATTADGTVNIVYGKNVGGASVHYWADSYRTPNDRLNLWHDKFGVLGHSPQDLEPHWKELDETLNVHPAKEEYFNRMNQLVRTASKDLGWQGSPVPQARKNCQKSGHCMQGCMFGAKQSQLITHIPRAMALGVDIYSDTKAVKLEFEGDKVVGLHAVVIDRPSQKESEIKLHFKTDAVVIAAGGFGSSTFLLRNSLKRKLPALGEFLAINPSPFVHALYKEPIIQWRNIPSAYGVEEFRLARFSDGEYKEGGYLIMANQLQPGALGALVPGFGKEHFEIMKDLPHLGGTIGWIDDLDSELGRIEVTSGGKREVQYPFGEITKKILRDCIRKQVILNFKAGAKTVILPDLKRTTLASVEELSKINEIPLSPGSIAMAAPHPAGGCRMGLDPKNSVVDWKHKVHGLKNLFVSDSSVFPTAVSVDPSYTIMAFSKVAARHVGETMDSI, encoded by the coding sequence ATGTCGGGTAGAATTTACGAGTGGAAGAATCTTGGAGGAGGACCCAGGGAGATTCGAGCCCAGGTCGTCGTAATCGGGACCGGCTGCGGCGGCGCAACCGTAGCATACGAACTCGCTAAGTTAGGCAAACAAGTGATTCTGCTTGAAGAAGGCGGGTATTATCACACTGGAACGTTTGATAACCACGAATTAAACATGGCCGGTAAAGTATCGGCCGAAAGAAATATGGCAACGACCGCGGATGGAACCGTTAATATCGTTTACGGAAAGAACGTGGGGGGCGCATCGGTACACTACTGGGCCGATAGCTACAGAACCCCTAACGACAGATTGAATCTCTGGCATGATAAGTTCGGAGTACTGGGCCATAGCCCTCAAGATTTGGAACCTCACTGGAAAGAACTGGACGAGACCCTTAATGTTCATCCTGCGAAAGAAGAATACTTCAATCGAATGAATCAACTGGTCCGGACGGCTTCGAAAGATTTGGGATGGCAAGGAAGTCCGGTCCCGCAGGCGCGAAAAAATTGTCAAAAATCCGGTCATTGCATGCAGGGTTGCATGTTCGGAGCCAAGCAAAGTCAACTGATCACTCATATTCCTAGAGCGATGGCATTGGGAGTCGATATTTACTCTGATACTAAAGCCGTTAAATTGGAATTCGAAGGCGATAAGGTAGTCGGTCTACATGCGGTCGTAATCGATAGACCCTCGCAAAAAGAATCCGAAATTAAATTGCATTTTAAAACCGATGCAGTGGTCATTGCGGCCGGCGGCTTCGGAAGCTCGACTTTTCTATTACGAAACTCTTTGAAAAGGAAGCTTCCTGCCCTGGGAGAATTTTTGGCAATCAATCCTTCCCCATTCGTTCATGCATTATATAAAGAACCTATAATACAGTGGCGAAATATACCTTCGGCTTACGGAGTGGAGGAGTTTCGTCTAGCCAGATTTTCCGACGGGGAGTATAAGGAAGGAGGCTATTTAATAATGGCCAACCAACTTCAGCCCGGGGCTTTAGGGGCATTGGTACCCGGTTTCGGCAAAGAACATTTCGAAATTATGAAAGATCTTCCGCATCTAGGCGGAACCATCGGCTGGATAGATGATTTGGATTCCGAGTTGGGACGAATCGAAGTGACTTCGGGAGGGAAACGGGAAGTACAATATCCTTTTGGAGAAATTACGAAGAAGATTTTGCGCGATTGCATTCGCAAACAGGTAATATTAAATTTTAAGGCAGGTGCTAAAACCGTAATCTTACCGGACCTTAAAAGAACCACACTGGCAAGTGTCGAAGAGCTATCTAAAATAAATGAGATCCCTCTATCACCCGGCTCGATCGCAATGGCCGCACCTCACCCGGCCGGCGGATGTCGGATGGGATTGGATCCTAAAAATTCAGTCGTGGATTGGAAGCACAAAGTTCACGGACTCAAAAATCTATTCGTGAGCGATTCAAGCGTGTTTCCTACCGCTGTCTCGGTTGATCCTAGCTATACGATTATGGCCTTTTCCAAAGTTGCGGCACGCCATGTAGGAGAGACAATGGATTCGATTTGA
- a CDS encoding M14 family zinc carboxypeptidase, protein MLRGLRKLNRYEKRLLRIAKLGGKLAKLRQVGFSRRTSEGFRFPIYCLELGTEQGLAKHPVGITAAVHGLETIGIQILLDFLEYIIHPGSNGYLPEFKKGKLGLIVIPIVNPGGVAAKTRSNPGGVDLMRNSGIDAVKPLPFFGGQKLSNKLPYFRGHGLEPESRILFRTMYEKFFGVADAVMPVLDLHSGFGTVDNVWWPYAYTKEPCQDTPIYRKLTAHLRENCGHIHFSYGPQSESYTTHGDLWDKFYDHYKEVHSDKKEWGAKFLPLTLEVGTWSDIKEEPMKIFSKKGIFRPAEQNKRETLTRYRGFLRDFIRIGLSQPKDWI, encoded by the coding sequence TTGCTCAGAGGACTAAGAAAATTAAATCGTTATGAAAAACGCTTATTAAGAATTGCTAAATTAGGCGGAAAACTTGCAAAGCTCAGACAGGTCGGGTTTTCTCGAAGGACTTCTGAAGGTTTTCGTTTTCCGATTTATTGCCTCGAGTTAGGCACCGAGCAAGGACTTGCAAAACATCCGGTCGGAATTACGGCGGCTGTTCACGGTTTGGAGACGATTGGGATTCAGATTCTTTTGGATTTTTTGGAATATATTATCCATCCCGGATCTAACGGCTACCTGCCGGAATTTAAAAAAGGAAAATTAGGTTTAATTGTTATTCCGATAGTAAATCCGGGCGGGGTAGCGGCAAAAACCCGTTCGAATCCCGGCGGGGTCGATTTAATGAGGAACTCAGGGATAGATGCCGTAAAGCCTCTGCCATTCTTCGGCGGTCAGAAATTATCCAATAAGCTCCCATACTTTCGAGGACATGGATTAGAGCCTGAATCTAGAATTCTCTTCCGGACGATGTACGAAAAATTTTTCGGAGTTGCGGACGCCGTCATGCCGGTGCTGGATTTGCATTCAGGCTTCGGAACTGTAGACAATGTTTGGTGGCCTTACGCATATACGAAGGAGCCATGTCAAGACACCCCTATTTATCGGAAATTAACCGCTCATCTTCGTGAGAATTGCGGGCATATTCATTTTTCATACGGCCCGCAAAGTGAAAGCTATACGACCCACGGAGACCTATGGGATAAGTTTTACGATCACTATAAAGAAGTGCACTCCGATAAAAAAGAATGGGGAGCCAAATTTCTACCGCTGACTCTGGAAGTGGGAACATGGTCGGATATCAAGGAAGAACCGATGAAAATATTTTCCAAGAAAGGTATTTTCCGACCTGCCGAGCAAAATAAGCGGGAAACATTAACACGTTATAGAGGATTCCTTCGCGACTTTATTCGAATAGGTTTATCACAGCCCAAGGATTGGATTTAA
- a CDS encoding pyridoxal phosphate-dependent aminotransferase: MSLDFRSKFSGRFEFESGENDLYLKVKELRDSGKEIIDLTVSNPTKVKITYPSEAILHSLSRSESLTYEPTPQGILSAREAVSKYYQERNIQVSPGDLFLTSSSSEAYSYILKLFCDPGDEVLIPAPGYPLFEFLTLLEGIKFRTYSLNSEANWEIDFESFESNLSSKTKLIFLVSPNNPTGSLLSDSEFARLVDLSESRGIGLVLDEVFIDYLHDERKTPRFKTNRVPLFMVNGISKILGLPQMKLSWIHVDGPERWKLECKERLEIIADTFLSVNTPIQFALPELLEWRKMIQGQISRRIRRNLQSLKGLISDSKRLIFRSPTAGWYAILGSHFFQDPDAYCLQLLESENTLVHSGSMFGFPDEEFILVISLIPENELFEEGLSRTLRFSK; this comes from the coding sequence ATGTCTCTTGACTTTCGTTCAAAATTTAGCGGCCGGTTCGAATTCGAAAGCGGGGAAAACGATCTTTACTTAAAAGTAAAAGAATTACGGGACTCCGGAAAAGAAATCATCGATCTTACTGTTTCGAATCCGACAAAAGTTAAGATTACTTATCCTAGCGAAGCGATTTTACACTCATTATCGCGATCGGAGTCCTTAACTTACGAACCGACACCTCAAGGGATTCTTTCCGCGAGAGAGGCCGTTTCAAAATACTATCAAGAGAGAAACATTCAGGTATCGCCGGGCGATCTTTTCTTAACTTCTTCATCTTCGGAAGCGTATTCGTATATTCTAAAATTATTCTGTGATCCTGGAGATGAAGTGCTCATTCCGGCACCGGGCTATCCTTTATTCGAATTTTTAACTCTATTGGAAGGAATAAAATTCAGGACCTATTCGTTAAATTCGGAAGCGAATTGGGAAATCGATTTCGAAAGTTTCGAAAGTAATCTTTCCTCAAAGACTAAATTAATTTTCTTAGTATCGCCCAATAACCCTACCGGCTCGCTATTGAGCGATTCGGAATTTGCTCGTCTTGTCGATCTTTCCGAATCAAGAGGCATCGGACTCGTGTTGGATGAGGTATTCATAGACTATCTTCATGATGAAAGAAAAACGCCGAGATTCAAAACGAATCGTGTTCCTTTGTTTATGGTAAACGGGATTTCCAAAATTCTCGGGCTCCCACAAATGAAACTTTCCTGGATCCATGTGGACGGTCCCGAGAGATGGAAACTAGAATGTAAGGAACGGCTGGAAATTATCGCGGATACTTTTTTGTCCGTTAACACACCCATTCAATTTGCCTTACCTGAATTATTAGAATGGAGAAAGATGATCCAAGGGCAAATATCTAGACGCATCCGTAGAAATCTTCAAAGTCTGAAGGGATTAATTTCGGATTCGAAGAGATTAATATTCAGATCACCGACTGCCGGATGGTATGCGATATTGGGATCTCATTTCTTCCAAGATCCGGATGCCTATTGCCTACAGCTATTAGAATCGGAAAATACTTTGGTTCACTCAGGATCTATGTTCGGATTTCCTGACGAGGAATTCATTTTAGTGATTAGTTTAATCCCCGAAAACGAACTCTTTGAGGAAGGATTATCGAGAACCTTACGATTTTCGAAATGA
- a CDS encoding DUF2905 domain-containing protein, giving the protein MEPLGKTFLWIGAICLLLGIFFIFGSKIPFLSNFGNLPGDIRIERDNFRFYFPITTSILVSIILSAILYLWNRIAN; this is encoded by the coding sequence ATGGAACCGCTCGGTAAAACTTTTCTTTGGATCGGAGCCATCTGTCTCCTCTTAGGTATTTTTTTCATATTCGGTTCGAAGATTCCATTTCTCTCCAACTTCGGTAATCTTCCCGGGGATATTCGGATCGAGCGGGACAATTTCCGATTTTATTTTCCGATTACCACATCGATATTAGTAAGCATAATACTATCGGCGATTCTATATCTTTGGAATCGAATCGCCAACTAA
- a CDS encoding PAS domain-containing sensor histidine kinase, which produces MKVRETSAGTPESVNGLDFFRTLVEKSRDMICLHDINGIYLYANPRAHELTGYNPSELVNRDSYDFIHPEDQEKIRRESHDLAKKGEVPPLSDYRFLHKKGVYVWLQTVTQPILDDSGKVKYLHTTTREITNQVSLTEKLKLEERFSCLMSELAHVGAWESDFQTGTIYWSSEVYRIFERDERKGIDKTAVYSYSHPDDLAIVSYCNKRLGETGESYSLEHRIITESGRIKWLRSQGKAIYVGDKITGIYGAIQDITLSKTVEEEIRLSEKKFSLAFHNSGIGIFLLDKDGRFLEVNQSFSNLVGYLPEELWVKKFSDITFSDDVDTGLEIFERVLGGEKESAQLVKRYVHKRGSLIWALVTSVAVRKDSGELMFVVAQVQDISRRRTLENILREKNSRLKSVGKNLRERLNQLEEFNQIVSHNIRSPIGNISTLVKFLEEAETEDEKKEFIEYLKQTASQLHSTLNELVEVIKIRQNARVTSEQISFDEIFAKVRSMFLGQIMEVGADIIVDFATAPEILYPRVYLESILLNLLSNALKYRSPKRKLVVTFRSHWQNNSLILEVADNGLGMDLNKYGNQIFKLHKTFHRNKEGKGLGLFMTKNQVESLGGEITVESELDRGTKFLVQLTKANEFWI; this is translated from the coding sequence ATGAAAGTGCGTGAGACTAGTGCAGGTACGCCCGAATCCGTAAATGGTTTGGATTTCTTCCGAACCCTAGTCGAAAAAAGCAGGGATATGATATGCCTACATGACATAAACGGCATCTATCTTTATGCGAATCCGAGGGCTCACGAACTAACAGGGTACAATCCGAGTGAATTGGTAAATCGCGATTCTTATGATTTCATTCATCCTGAAGACCAGGAAAAAATCCGCCGCGAATCACATGACCTTGCAAAGAAAGGGGAAGTTCCCCCTTTAAGCGATTATCGTTTTTTGCATAAAAAGGGAGTGTACGTCTGGCTCCAGACGGTGACTCAGCCAATATTAGATGATTCAGGAAAAGTAAAATACCTTCATACAACGACGAGAGAAATAACGAATCAGGTATCTTTGACGGAGAAACTAAAATTGGAAGAGAGGTTCTCCTGCCTAATGAGCGAACTCGCTCATGTCGGAGCCTGGGAATCGGATTTCCAAACCGGAACGATTTACTGGTCTTCTGAAGTGTACAGAATATTCGAACGAGACGAACGAAAAGGCATCGATAAAACAGCGGTTTATTCGTATAGTCATCCCGACGATCTCGCAATCGTCTCCTATTGCAATAAGCGATTGGGAGAAACGGGAGAGAGTTATTCTCTTGAACACAGAATTATAACCGAGTCCGGGCGGATTAAATGGTTAAGAAGCCAAGGAAAGGCGATTTATGTCGGCGACAAAATTACCGGAATCTACGGGGCGATTCAGGACATCACACTCTCTAAAACAGTCGAAGAAGAAATTCGGCTGAGTGAAAAGAAATTTTCATTAGCATTTCATAATTCAGGCATCGGGATTTTTTTGCTCGATAAAGACGGTAGATTCTTAGAGGTAAACCAATCTTTTTCAAACCTTGTAGGCTATTTACCGGAAGAACTATGGGTAAAAAAATTCAGCGATATTACCTTTTCGGACGACGTTGATACCGGCCTGGAAATATTCGAGCGCGTATTAGGCGGCGAGAAGGAATCCGCTCAACTGGTAAAACGATATGTGCATAAAAGAGGTTCGTTGATTTGGGCCTTGGTCACCTCAGTTGCGGTTCGAAAAGATTCAGGCGAATTAATGTTCGTCGTTGCTCAAGTACAGGATATTTCTCGTAGACGAACGTTGGAAAATATTCTTAGGGAAAAGAATTCACGCCTGAAATCGGTAGGGAAAAATCTTAGAGAGAGACTCAATCAATTGGAGGAATTCAATCAGATTGTTTCACATAATATTCGATCTCCTATAGGAAATATTTCGACTTTAGTGAAATTTCTCGAGGAAGCCGAAACCGAAGACGAGAAAAAGGAATTTATCGAATATCTTAAACAAACTGCAAGTCAGTTACATTCTACGTTAAACGAATTGGTAGAAGTGATTAAAATTCGACAGAATGCAAGAGTCACATCGGAACAAATCTCCTTCGATGAAATTTTCGCAAAGGTTAGGTCCATGTTTCTGGGGCAAATTATGGAGGTCGGAGCTGATATTATCGTCGATTTCGCGACGGCTCCCGAAATTTTATATCCGCGAGTCTATTTGGAGAGCATTCTTCTTAATTTATTATCTAACGCTTTGAAATATAGATCGCCTAAAAGGAAATTAGTAGTCACTTTTAGATCCCATTGGCAGAACAATAGTTTGATTTTGGAAGTCGCAGATAACGGACTAGGAATGGATTTGAATAAGTACGGAAATCAGATCTTTAAGTTGCATAAAACTTTCCACAGAAATAAGGAAGGGAAGGGATTAGGATTATTTATGACCAAAAACCAAGTCGAATCCCTCGGCGGCGAGATTACGGTAGAAAGCGAGCTTGATAGAGGAACGAAATTTCTCGTCCAACTTACGAAGGCAAATGAATTCTGGATTTAA
- a CDS encoding DUF4401 domain-containing protein — MNLKEIAIKLALNQQQEETLNSFFTRSKGDNAPWYVHLVVIIGSWFAALLILLFLFLAEILKTTDSLKYLGGIVLLGSIAIPLLDKDKKISEPLLVSLGFLGQILFFLGIGFSHLETNTISLTVLVVETILYFLSGTWIQKFISVILFFSASGTLLYHNEIITAIHFLLALAGVSLILLFRFEAMLVTYSPLIPRFFLPTAYALAFCISGISSLSVSRGELLHADWRISGVIGVVILAAYLQDCFRIFAKEHLTATSLTIAGICITLLSTLQAPGISFSVLLILIGFRQKLTFILVLGLLSIIGYLTDFYYSLKMTLLVKSYILLGSGILFVSVYLLLSKLFAEKEIKE, encoded by the coding sequence ATGAATTTAAAAGAAATTGCGATTAAACTCGCCTTAAATCAACAGCAAGAAGAAACCTTAAACTCTTTCTTTACCCGCTCTAAAGGGGATAATGCTCCCTGGTACGTTCATTTGGTCGTAATCATCGGATCCTGGTTTGCCGCTTTATTAATATTACTCTTCTTATTTTTAGCCGAGATACTTAAGACCACCGACAGCCTTAAATATCTCGGAGGAATCGTCCTACTCGGTTCTATCGCAATACCTCTATTGGATAAAGATAAAAAAATATCCGAACCGCTATTAGTATCTTTGGGATTTCTAGGTCAAATTCTGTTCTTTCTCGGAATCGGATTTTCTCATCTTGAAACGAATACGATCAGTCTCACTGTCTTAGTTGTAGAGACGATTTTGTATTTTCTATCCGGAACTTGGATTCAAAAATTTATCTCGGTTATCTTATTCTTTTCAGCTTCCGGAACTTTGCTATATCATAATGAAATAATCACTGCTATTCATTTTTTATTAGCGTTGGCCGGAGTATCGCTGATTTTACTTTTCCGTTTCGAAGCTATGCTCGTAACCTATAGTCCTTTGATTCCAAGATTCTTTTTACCGACCGCATATGCTCTTGCATTTTGTATTTCGGGCATTTCTTCCTTATCCGTAAGTAGGGGGGAATTACTTCATGCAGATTGGAGAATTTCAGGGGTAATCGGAGTCGTTATTCTCGCCGCTTATCTACAAGATTGCTTTCGTATCTTCGCGAAAGAACATCTAACGGCTACTAGCTTAACTATCGCAGGAATTTGCATCACTTTACTATCGACTCTTCAAGCTCCGGGAATTTCCTTTTCCGTTTTGCTTATTTTGATAGGCTTTAGACAAAAGCTGACGTTTATTTTAGTACTCGGATTGCTCTCGATTATCGGATATTTAACCGATTTCTACTATTCCTTAAAAATGACCCTTTTAGTAAAATCCTACATACTTTTAGGATCCGGCATCCTGTTCGTATCGGTATATCTTTTACTCTCGAAATTGTTTGCGGAGAAGGAAATTAAAGAATGA
- a CDS encoding GDYXXLXY domain-containing protein: protein MKDKLRKPIILLNLAIILLVVGVETFKKEKLRETGELVLFTLVPVDPRSLMQGDYIRLAYDITRSNFTDELSSSGYIVFSLDKDKVATFVRFQNEPEPTTGHERKIKYHRHDSEISFGAEEFFFQEGAGARFANAKFGALRIDRKGNGILVGVFDKDHNEIR, encoded by the coding sequence ATGAAAGATAAATTAAGGAAACCGATTATTCTTTTAAACCTGGCCATTATACTCCTTGTTGTGGGGGTCGAAACTTTTAAGAAAGAAAAGTTACGGGAAACCGGCGAATTAGTACTATTCACTCTTGTACCGGTTGATCCTCGTTCGTTAATGCAAGGCGATTATATACGACTGGCCTACGATATCACTCGTTCGAATTTTACGGACGAATTATCTAGCTCCGGTTATATCGTCTTTTCTTTGGACAAGGATAAGGTCGCGACGTTTGTTCGATTTCAAAACGAACCGGAGCCGACGACCGGGCACGAACGAAAAATCAAATATCATAGACACGATTCCGAGATTAGTTTCGGAGCGGAGGAGTTCTTTTTCCAAGAGGGTGCGGGCGCAAGATTTGCGAATGCTAAATTCGGAGCACTACGAATAGATCGCAAAGGAAACGGTATTTTAGTCGGCGTTTTCGACAAGGATCATAATGAGATTCGATGA